Proteins encoded by one window of Chryseobacterium foetidum:
- a CDS encoding DUF1015 domain-containing protein, translating to MPVFRPFRGIRPHKDHESTFPTHPLDNFTQAQITEKAQKENTYINMIKPYVVSKSKDVDRNLRKIRTTFEELLEENILVQDSSAFYLYEQIYPNKQVYRGLMGLASIEDFWNGKIKRHESTIPQKKEKLAHYLDKVNLQAEPVLLTYQSSPKIELLMNHEEKNVPIFNHVDTIGIRHKIWRIDNRLKLQQFKEVIDQIDSFYIADGHHRIGSTALHAQRLKEKNKRHTGTEAYNFVYSFIVSNQSIKIHDYNRIVTDLNGLSTEEFLKKIEKYFLIHEKGETPYYPSQKFHISMYLDGKYYSLHVKHDLRSQEMSLDNLDHHLLDKYIINDILNIEDSDSSDKISYVKGSSNLAGINLLKEKVDNGEGKVGFGIFPVSFNDMIKISDLKLRMPPKCTFIEPKLVTALLMYDMKQ from the coding sequence ATGCCTGTTTTTAGACCATTCCGCGGAATCAGACCTCATAAAGACCATGAGTCTACTTTCCCTACGCACCCTTTAGACAATTTCACTCAGGCTCAGATTACAGAAAAAGCTCAGAAGGAAAATACATATATCAATATGATCAAACCCTATGTGGTGAGCAAATCTAAAGATGTAGACAGGAATCTAAGGAAAATACGCACAACTTTTGAAGAACTTCTCGAGGAAAATATTTTGGTGCAGGACAGCTCTGCATTTTATCTTTACGAGCAGATTTATCCAAATAAACAGGTTTACAGAGGTTTAATGGGACTTGCGAGTATTGAAGATTTCTGGAACGGAAAAATCAAAAGACACGAAAGTACCATTCCACAGAAAAAAGAGAAACTGGCTCATTATTTAGATAAAGTTAATTTGCAGGCAGAACCGGTTTTACTGACCTATCAGTCGAGTCCGAAAATCGAGCTTCTGATGAATCATGAGGAAAAAAATGTTCCAATTTTCAACCATGTAGACACCATCGGAATCAGACATAAAATCTGGAGAATCGATAACCGTTTAAAACTTCAGCAGTTTAAAGAAGTAATTGACCAGATTGATTCTTTTTACATCGCTGACGGGCACCACAGAATTGGCTCTACAGCGCTTCACGCTCAGCGTTTGAAGGAAAAAAACAAAAGACATACAGGAACCGAAGCGTATAATTTTGTTTACAGCTTTATCGTTTCAAACCAATCTATCAAAATTCACGATTACAACCGTATCGTCACTGATCTCAATGGTCTTTCGACAGAGGAATTTTTAAAGAAAATCGAAAAATACTTTTTGATTCACGAAAAAGGTGAAACTCCGTACTACCCTTCTCAAAAGTTCCATATTTCTATGTATTTGGACGGGAAATACTACTCTCTCCACGTAAAACATGATCTCCGTTCTCAGGAAATGTCTTTGGACAATCTGGATCACCATCTTTTAGACAAATACATCATCAATGATATTTTAAATATCGAAGATTCAGACAGTTCCGATAAAATCTCTTACGTAAAAGGTTCTTCCAATCTGGCAGGAATCAATCTTCTGAAAGAAAAAGTAGATAACGGTGAAGGCAAAGTAGGATTTGGGATTTTCCCTGTAAGTTTTAATGATATGATTAAAATTTCAGATTTAAAGTTAAGAATGCCACCAAAATGTACTTTTATAGAACCAAAATTGGTTACAGCATTGTTAATGTATGACATGAAACAGTAA
- a CDS encoding D-2-hydroxyacid dehydrogenase — translation MKILANDGISKSGEIALKNAGFEFLEHKVAQDHLADFINENNVSVLLVRSATKVRKELIDACPSLKIVGRGGIGMDNIDVEYAIEKGLYVINTPTASSKSVAELVFGHFFSLARFLHESNRLMPLEGDTHFDAMKKSFNKACELSGKTLGVIGFGSIGQEVVKIGISLGMKIKVLTRKPRTEVLKLNFFDGQSLNFEITSINDTDEFLKESDFISINTPKTKEYIIDTPQFEKMKDGVFIVNTARGGVLNEVALLDFIESGKVAGAALDVFENEPKPELILLMNPNLSLSPHVGGNTMDAQEKIGLELAEQIIKINQTI, via the coding sequence ATGAAAATTTTAGCCAACGACGGAATTTCAAAAAGTGGAGAAATCGCACTCAAAAATGCAGGTTTCGAGTTTTTGGAGCACAAAGTTGCTCAGGATCACCTTGCTGATTTTATTAACGAAAACAACGTCAGTGTTCTTCTTGTAAGAAGTGCAACCAAAGTAAGAAAAGAGCTCATTGATGCCTGCCCAAGCCTGAAAATTGTTGGAAGAGGCGGTATCGGGATGGACAACATCGATGTGGAATACGCCATTGAGAAAGGGCTTTACGTCATTAATACACCAACGGCATCCTCAAAATCTGTTGCTGAACTTGTTTTCGGACATTTTTTTTCTCTTGCGAGATTTCTTCATGAATCCAACAGGCTGATGCCTTTGGAGGGTGACACGCATTTTGATGCAATGAAAAAATCGTTTAACAAAGCCTGTGAACTTTCTGGTAAAACTTTGGGCGTTATCGGTTTTGGAAGCATCGGTCAGGAAGTGGTAAAAATCGGAATTTCTCTAGGTATGAAAATTAAGGTACTGACAAGAAAACCTAGAACTGAAGTTTTAAAATTAAATTTTTTTGACGGACAGAGTTTAAATTTCGAAATCACTTCTATAAACGATACTGATGAATTTCTGAAAGAATCTGATTTTATCAGCATCAACACACCAAAAACCAAAGAATATATTATTGATACTCCACAGTTTGAAAAAATGAAAGATGGAGTGTTTATTGTAAATACTGCAAGAGGCGGCGTTCTGAACGAAGTTGCCCTACTCGACTTTATAGAAAGCGGAAAAGTTGCAGGTGCAGCTCTTGATGTTTTCGAAAACGAACCTAAACCTGAATTAATTCTTCTCATGAATCCTAATCTTTCACTTTCACCACACGTTGGCGGAAATACCATGGATGCACAGGAGAAAATCGGGCTCGAGCTTGCTGAGCAAATTATTAAAATCAACCAAACTATATAA
- the serC gene encoding 3-phosphoserine/phosphohydroxythreonine transaminase, translating into MGKKHNFSAGPCILPQEVFQKSAEAILDFNGIGLSLLEISHRSKDFVAVMDEARAIVKRLMNLGDDYEVLYLGGGASLQFAMVPYNILKVGGKTAYLDTGVWAAGAIKEAKKVGEVDVVGSSKEDNYSYIPKDYKVGSEYDYFHCTSNNTIYGTQIKEFPEVDTLMVCDMSSDIFSRQLDFSKFDLIYAGAQKNMGPAGVTLVVIKKEILGKTGRENMFSILDYSQHISKESMYNTPPVFPVYATLLTLQHLENNGGIAAAEERNIAKAKLLYDTIDNHPLFETYCRDEDRSLMNVSFKLIDDSRKEEFDTAWKSAGISGLNGHRSLGGYRASIYNALPIESVQVLVDVMNSIK; encoded by the coding sequence ATGGGCAAAAAGCACAACTTCAGCGCAGGACCTTGTATCTTACCTCAGGAAGTCTTTCAGAAATCAGCGGAAGCAATTTTAGATTTTAACGGAATTGGTTTGTCTCTTCTTGAGATTTCCCACAGAAGTAAAGATTTTGTAGCTGTAATGGATGAAGCGCGTGCCATTGTAAAAAGATTAATGAATCTTGGTGATGATTATGAAGTGCTTTATTTGGGTGGCGGTGCGAGCTTACAGTTTGCAATGGTGCCTTACAATATCCTGAAGGTTGGTGGTAAAACTGCTTATCTGGATACAGGAGTTTGGGCTGCCGGAGCCATTAAAGAAGCAAAGAAAGTGGGCGAAGTTGATGTGGTGGGTTCTTCAAAAGAAGACAATTATTCTTACATTCCTAAAGATTATAAAGTAGGTTCAGAATACGATTATTTCCACTGTACATCAAACAATACCATCTACGGAACGCAGATTAAAGAATTTCCTGAAGTGGATACTTTAATGGTTTGCGACATGAGTTCAGATATTTTTTCAAGACAACTGGATTTCTCTAAATTTGATTTAATCTACGCCGGAGCTCAGAAAAATATGGGCCCTGCCGGAGTTACTTTAGTGGTTATTAAAAAAGAAATTTTAGGAAAAACAGGAAGAGAAAATATGTTCTCAATTCTTGATTATTCTCAGCATATTTCTAAAGAATCTATGTACAATACACCACCGGTCTTCCCTGTTTATGCTACTTTGCTTACATTACAGCATTTGGAAAACAATGGTGGAATCGCAGCTGCTGAAGAAAGAAATATTGCCAAAGCTAAATTATTATACGATACCATTGATAATCATCCTTTATTTGAGACGTATTGTCGTGACGAAGACCGTTCTTTGATGAATGTTTCATTTAAATTAATTGATGATTCCAGGAAAGAAGAATTTGATACTGCGTGGAAATCTGCAGGCATCAGCGGGCTAAACGGTCACCGCAGTTTAGGGGGATATCGTGCAAGTATTTACAATGCCTTACCTATTGAAAGCGTGCAGGTTTTGGTTGATGTGATGAATTCAATAAAATAA
- a CDS encoding 4Fe-4S dicluster domain-containing protein has protein sequence MAIKITDECINCGACEPECPNNAIYEGAVDWKASEGTELSGKVTMPSGLTIDADSPQEPVSDDVYFIVTDKCTECKGFHEEPQCAAVCPVDCCVPDEDHVETEEALLEKKAFLHGE, from the coding sequence ATGGCTATTAAAATAACTGATGAATGCATTAATTGCGGAGCCTGCGAACCGGAATGTCCCAACAATGCAATATATGAAGGTGCCGTAGACTGGAAAGCTTCTGAAGGAACAGAACTCAGCGGAAAAGTGACGATGCCTTCCGGACTTACAATAGATGCAGATTCTCCGCAGGAACCTGTGAGCGACGATGTTTACTTTATTGTAACAGATAAATGTACAGAATGTAAAGGCTTCCACGAAGAGCCTCAATGTGCTGCTGTCTGTCCTGTAGACTGTTGTGTACCGGATGAAGACCACGTAGAAACAGAAGAAGCACTGCTTGAGAAAAAAGCTTTCCTTCATGGTGAATAA
- a CDS encoding acyl-CoA reductase, whose amino-acid sequence MNVEQRVLELIHLSDWIKAYLSKNPENFNENDLEFEQILKRSEIENPWFTQENQKSALEQWISVLNRTQIEQWLSEYSENKVQKRVGLILAGNIPMVGFHDVISVILSNHIPVIKLSFKDKLMLPFLLKKWKEFSNGNLQYEIVERLEDFDAVIATGSNNTARYLEYYFKKHPSIIRKNRTSVAVISGNETEEELKLLAKDIFQYFGLGCRNVTRLFVPKDFLIDRIFESFIDFKEIINHNKYANNYDYNRAVYLLNQDKFWDNNFVMLKEDEKLFSPLSVIHFSRYENLDEVRNFLAENEESIQCVVSKAEGFENAVPFGEAQNPSLDTYADNVDTMKFLSEI is encoded by the coding sequence ATGAATGTGGAGCAGAGAGTTTTAGAACTTATCCATTTAAGTGACTGGATAAAAGCATATTTATCAAAAAATCCCGAGAATTTTAATGAAAATGATCTGGAATTTGAGCAAATATTGAAAAGATCCGAAATTGAAAATCCGTGGTTTACACAGGAAAATCAAAAATCAGCTCTTGAACAGTGGATTTCTGTTTTAAATCGTACCCAAATTGAGCAGTGGCTGAGCGAATATTCCGAAAATAAAGTTCAGAAGAGAGTCGGGCTGATACTTGCAGGAAATATTCCGATGGTGGGATTTCATGATGTGATTTCTGTGATTCTGAGCAATCATATTCCGGTCATTAAATTATCTTTCAAAGACAAATTAATGCTTCCTTTTTTACTTAAAAAGTGGAAAGAATTCTCCAATGGGAATCTTCAATATGAAATTGTAGAGAGACTTGAAGATTTTGATGCAGTAATAGCCACAGGAAGCAACAATACAGCGCGTTATCTTGAGTATTATTTCAAAAAACATCCTTCAATCATACGTAAAAACAGAACTTCTGTAGCCGTAATTTCAGGAAATGAAACCGAGGAAGAACTGAAGCTTTTGGCTAAAGATATTTTCCAGTATTTTGGTTTGGGATGCAGAAATGTGACCCGACTTTTTGTGCCAAAAGATTTTTTAATCGACAGAATTTTTGAGAGTTTTATTGATTTTAAAGAAATCATCAATCATAATAAATACGCCAATAATTACGATTACAACCGTGCAGTTTATCTTTTAAATCAGGATAAATTCTGGGATAACAATTTTGTTATGTTGAAAGAAGATGAAAAGCTATTCAGTCCGCTTTCTGTGATTCATTTCAGCAGGTATGAAAATTTGGATGAAGTGAGAAACTTTCTAGCTGAAAATGAAGAAAGTATTCAATGCGTAGTTTCTAAAGCTGAAGGTTTTGAAAATGCAGTTCCTTTTGGTGAAGCTCAGAATCCGAGCCTTGATACGTATGCGGATAATGTGGACACAATGAAATTTCTCTCAGAGATCTGA
- a CDS encoding peptidylprolyl isomerase, producing MKKLIVFSALILSQLFFSQTTGGIRVVESKKTDLKSELSKDKIKLYDSNFQSFVLAMKNSDKTKISSLLSEKVKEIVTDDHIKKLSGGISFDRKMEVYKSGYQTIINNETYPAIQYKFVDDKSVPPADLVTAIFEEDGKILGIKPEFRQ from the coding sequence ATGAAAAAGCTGATTGTCTTTTCGGCATTGATTTTATCACAACTCTTTTTCTCGCAGACGACAGGAGGAATCAGGGTGGTTGAAAGCAAAAAAACAGACCTGAAATCTGAACTTTCTAAAGATAAGATAAAACTGTATGATTCTAATTTTCAAAGCTTTGTGTTGGCAATGAAAAATTCAGATAAAACAAAGATTTCTTCTTTACTTTCAGAAAAGGTGAAGGAAATAGTAACGGATGATCATATTAAAAAACTTTCAGGAGGCATCAGTTTCGACAGAAAAATGGAAGTTTACAAAAGCGGTTATCAGACGATTATCAACAATGAAACGTATCCTGCGATTCAGTATAAATTTGTGGATGACAAATCTGTACCGCCGGCTGACCTTGTGACGGCAATCTTCGAAGAGGACGGGAAAATTTTAGGTATAAAACCTGAATTCAGACAATAA
- a CDS encoding Bax inhibitor-1/YccA family protein: MNTNVLVSHSTDIERGDFYRKTYTHVALAILAFIGVETVLLNIVPAEVIYLMIGQRYSWLLILGVFWLASFLATKWTLSQSKAVQYLGLGVYILLEAAIFLPMIYYAMAQEGAGNIIVQAATLTIAMFAGISAIAFTSKRDFSFLRNIITIGGFIAIGLIVGGMLFGFNLGLWFSVGMVILASATILYQTSKLKDSYATDQYVGAALQLFASIMLLFWYILSILMSRRS; encoded by the coding sequence ATGAACACGAATGTTTTAGTATCGCATTCTACAGACATCGAGAGAGGCGATTTTTACAGAAAAACTTACACGCACGTTGCTTTGGCAATTTTAGCATTTATCGGTGTTGAAACGGTATTGCTCAATATTGTTCCTGCTGAAGTGATCTACCTGATGATCGGGCAGCGATACAGTTGGCTACTTATTTTGGGAGTTTTTTGGCTTGCATCTTTTTTAGCTACAAAATGGACTTTATCTCAAAGTAAGGCAGTACAGTATTTAGGTTTAGGTGTTTATATTTTACTTGAGGCTGCGATTTTCTTGCCAATGATTTATTATGCAATGGCTCAAGAAGGAGCTGGAAACATTATCGTTCAGGCAGCAACACTTACCATCGCAATGTTTGCGGGAATTTCAGCAATCGCTTTCACGTCAAAGAGAGATTTTTCATTCTTAAGAAATATTATTACCATCGGCGGTTTCATCGCAATTGGACTGATTGTGGGTGGAATGCTTTTCGGTTTTAATCTTGGTCTTTGGTTCTCTGTGGGTATGGTGATTTTGGCTTCTGCAACGATTCTGTACCAGACCAGCAAACTGAAAGATTCTTATGCAACAGATCAATACGTTGGAGCAGCTTTACAGCTTTTCGCTTCGATTATGCTTTTGTTTTGGTATATTTTAAGTATTTTAATGAGCAGAAGAAGTTAA
- a CDS encoding GLPGLI family protein, which translates to MKIISTAVFCLMAGVLSAQSTQFIYEYKFKPDSLNREKVTLENMVLETKTEGSRFLSQKKIVEDSILDASLKQMNGGGGKPIDLTEIRQPAVRAEVSKKYPSYETVYKISPGSIPLAITLSKKPEWKVSKEKSEVLGHKVQKATTKFAGREWIAWFAPEIPIQDGPHQFYGLPGLIVKIEDSKKDHTFILVGTKKVTSSEPEKKHRITGREIVLDEEKFKKYWQDYRKDPVKDMRQAILSTSGAVVTSMTFNGKSYSQEEMMRESEKARKESLKNENNYLNLELYKP; encoded by the coding sequence ATGAAAATAATTTCTACTGCAGTTTTTTGTCTGATGGCAGGAGTTTTATCAGCTCAGTCTACACAGTTTATCTACGAATATAAATTTAAACCAGATTCCCTCAACAGAGAAAAAGTTACCCTTGAAAATATGGTTCTTGAAACGAAAACTGAGGGTTCCAGATTTTTAAGTCAGAAAAAAATTGTTGAAGATTCCATTCTTGATGCAAGTTTAAAACAGATGAACGGAGGAGGTGGAAAACCTATTGATCTCACAGAAATACGGCAGCCTGCAGTAAGAGCTGAAGTATCCAAAAAATACCCATCATATGAAACTGTCTATAAAATTTCGCCAGGTTCTATCCCACTAGCAATTACTCTGTCAAAAAAACCTGAATGGAAAGTGTCAAAAGAAAAATCTGAAGTATTAGGTCACAAGGTACAGAAAGCAACAACAAAATTTGCAGGCAGGGAATGGATTGCCTGGTTTGCACCGGAAATTCCTATTCAGGACGGTCCGCATCAATTTTATGGTCTTCCAGGACTTATCGTAAAAATTGAAGACTCTAAAAAAGATCATACTTTCATTTTGGTTGGAACTAAAAAAGTTACTTCTTCAGAACCTGAAAAAAAACACAGAATCACAGGAAGGGAAATCGTTTTGGATGAGGAAAAATTTAAAAAATACTGGCAGGATTACAGGAAAGATCCTGTGAAAGATATGCGACAAGCCATTTTATCGACCTCCGGAGCTGTGGTTACATCAATGACTTTTAATGGAAAAAGCTATTCGCAGGAAGAGATGATGAGAGAATCTGAAAAAGCCCGAAAAGAAAGTCTGAAAAATGAAAACAATTACTTAAACCTTGAATTATATAAACCTTAA
- a CDS encoding DsbA family oxidoreductase has product MKIEIWSDVMCPFCYIGKKNFENALAELPFKDKIDVEWKSFQLDPSLETGVSTTTAEYFRDKKGFPEAQAKQMTAQVTEMGKSVGIDFNFENAIITNTFPAHKLIHLAKKKNLGAEMEEELFKAHFLDGKNIGDEKILINLGENLGLKSEDITEALSNQEIDLEVKHEIIEASQLGISGVPFFVIDQKYGVSGAQPVETFKEAITQAYNENTVTLSNNNDATCGEDGCEI; this is encoded by the coding sequence ATGAAGATTGAAATCTGGTCAGACGTGATGTGTCCGTTTTGCTACATTGGAAAAAAGAATTTTGAAAATGCTTTGGCAGAACTTCCGTTTAAAGATAAAATTGATGTTGAATGGAAAAGTTTTCAGCTTGATCCAAGTCTTGAAACAGGCGTGTCTACAACAACTGCAGAATATTTCAGAGATAAAAAAGGCTTTCCTGAAGCTCAGGCAAAACAGATGACCGCTCAGGTTACCGAAATGGGAAAATCTGTGGGAATTGATTTTAATTTTGAAAATGCCATCATTACCAATACTTTTCCTGCACATAAGCTCATTCATTTAGCTAAGAAAAAGAATTTAGGTGCTGAAATGGAAGAAGAGTTATTCAAAGCTCATTTTCTGGACGGAAAAAACATTGGCGATGAGAAAATATTAATCAATTTGGGCGAAAATTTAGGTTTAAAATCTGAAGATATTACAGAAGCGCTTTCGAATCAAGAAATAGATTTAGAAGTAAAACATGAAATCATCGAAGCTTCCCAACTCGGGATTTCAGGTGTTCCGTTTTTTGTAATAGACCAAAAATATGGCGTTTCGGGAGCACAACCTGTCGAAACTTTTAAAGAAGCAATTACACAGGCCTACAACGAAAACACAGTTACTCTGAGCAACAATAATGATGCTACCTGTGGCGAAGACGGCTGTGAAATTTAA
- a CDS encoding 5'-methylthioadenosine/S-adenosylhomocysteine nucleosidase family protein, with translation MIQFNKDHQYPLEDILFVFALEFEAKEMFNHTRKVITGIGKVTAAINLTKAIYEKRPKLIVNLGSAGGFGFKKGDVVCCTKFIQRDMDVQGLGFKKFETPLSKIPIILENGIEIENLPVGICGTGDSFETNHINTEYNVIDMEAYSLALIAWQENIPFISLKYISDDANSDAADDWAVQVHLAAEAFKNILFREELL, from the coding sequence ATGATTCAATTTAATAAAGACCATCAATATCCCTTAGAAGATATTCTTTTTGTCTTCGCACTGGAATTCGAAGCCAAAGAAATGTTTAATCATACCCGAAAAGTCATCACAGGAATCGGGAAAGTGACAGCTGCCATCAATCTCACGAAAGCCATTTACGAAAAACGACCGAAACTGATTGTAAATCTCGGTTCTGCGGGCGGTTTTGGTTTTAAAAAAGGAGATGTTGTATGCTGTACAAAGTTTATCCAGCGCGATATGGATGTGCAGGGACTTGGTTTTAAGAAATTTGAAACACCGCTTTCCAAAATCCCGATCATTCTTGAAAACGGTATCGAAATCGAGAATCTTCCGGTCGGAATTTGCGGAACCGGCGACAGTTTCGAGACCAATCACATCAACACAGAATACAACGTCATCGACATGGAAGCTTATTCACTTGCTTTGATTGCGTGGCAGGAAAATATTCCGTTCATTTCACTTAAATATATTTCTGATGATGCCAACAGCGATGCCGCCGACGATTGGGCTGTGCAGGTACATCTTGCTGCGGAAGCTTTTAAGAATATTTTATTCAGGGAAGAACTGCTTTAA
- a CDS encoding DUF7935 family protein codes for MTGLIEYLPYAFALIVAIPFLVLLRQFVYTYINLKNKELQMLSIKSNSENKAHSYERMTLFLERIKPSNLIQKFDKDLAIHEFIFLTEKSITEEFEYNASQQLYITKNSWKNIVDSKNAVIELLHKTYDGINNNASLSDYKTVFLMNFMGENDYIADTIEDLRKEIKIIA; via the coding sequence ATGACTGGACTTATAGAATATTTACCGTATGCTTTTGCTCTGATTGTGGCGATACCTTTTTTGGTTTTGCTGAGGCAGTTTGTGTACACTTACATCAACCTTAAAAATAAGGAATTACAGATGTTGAGCATAAAATCAAACTCAGAAAATAAAGCACATTCTTATGAAAGAATGACTCTTTTTCTGGAAAGAATAAAACCTTCCAATCTCATTCAGAAATTTGATAAAGATTTGGCGATACACGAGTTTATCTTTCTTACAGAAAAATCTATCACAGAAGAATTTGAGTATAACGCTTCTCAGCAGCTTTACATCACAAAAAATTCATGGAAGAATATTGTTGATTCTAAAAATGCTGTGATAGAGCTTCTCCATAAAACTTACGACGGCATAAACAACAATGCTTCATTAAGCGACTATAAAACTGTTTTTCTGATGAATTTCATGGGCGAAAACGACTACATCGCCGATACCATCGAAGATCTCAGAAAAGAAATCAAAATTATTGCATAA
- a CDS encoding inorganic pyrophosphatase, protein MTQKFTAHPWHGISAGENAPETVNVFVEIVPSDTIKYEIDKETGFMKVDRPQKFSNIIPALYGFVPQTYCDQRVMKLAVESGSTDVTMGDHDPLDICVLSSHNFSSGGILMEARPIGGFKMIDGGEADDKIVAVLLGDHAFGHFTDISELPEAEVNRLMHYFLTYKNLPNEPAKCRIDQVYGAVAAKEVINASMEDYNDKYAG, encoded by the coding sequence ATGACTCAAAAATTTACTGCACACCCTTGGCATGGAATTTCTGCAGGGGAAAATGCACCTGAAACCGTAAATGTTTTTGTAGAAATTGTTCCTTCAGATACAATTAAATACGAAATTGACAAAGAAACAGGTTTCATGAAAGTAGACAGACCTCAGAAATTTTCAAATATCATCCCTGCACTTTACGGTTTTGTTCCACAGACGTACTGTGACCAAAGAGTGATGAAACTTGCTGTTGAAAGCGGTTCTACAGACGTAACAATGGGCGATCACGATCCTTTGGATATCTGTGTTTTAAGTTCGCACAATTTCAGTTCAGGAGGGATTCTGATGGAGGCAAGACCAATCGGCGGATTTAAAATGATCGACGGCGGAGAAGCTGATGATAAAATTGTAGCAGTTTTATTGGGAGATCATGCTTTTGGTCATTTCACAGATATTTCTGAACTTCCGGAAGCTGAAGTAAACAGATTGATGCACTACTTTTTAACCTACAAAAACCTACCAAACGAGCCTGCAAAATGCAGAATCGATCAGGTGTACGGAGCTGTAGCTGCAAAGGAAGTTATAAACGCTTCAATGGAAGATTACAATGATAAATACGCAGGTTAA
- a CDS encoding DUF2683 family protein — translation MESIIVYPKDEKQKSLLKSLLEELKVRFEIGEADTILTEEEFYTKIDKSIQQSNEGKTNILSKDKQKEILGL, via the coding sequence ATGGAAAGTATAATTGTATACCCGAAGGATGAAAAGCAGAAATCTCTGTTAAAATCTTTATTGGAAGAATTAAAAGTCAGATTTGAGATAGGAGAGGCCGATACCATTTTGACCGAAGAAGAATTCTATACCAAGATTGATAAGTCGATACAGCAGTCAAATGAGGGAAAAACCAATATTCTCTCAAAAGACAAACAGAAAGAAATTTTAGGTCTATGA
- a CDS encoding Txe/YoeB family addiction module toxin → MIFELELTDLAFSDIEKHKKSGDKKLLLKINKILNELREHPESGTGKPEKLKYYSKATWSRRISGKHRLIYRIENEKVVVLILSLWGHYDDK, encoded by the coding sequence ATGATTTTTGAATTGGAATTGACAGATTTGGCATTTTCCGACATTGAAAAACATAAAAAATCGGGAGATAAAAAATTATTACTGAAAATTAATAAAATTCTTAACGAATTAAGAGAACACCCCGAGTCGGGAACCGGCAAACCTGAAAAGCTAAAATATTATTCAAAGGCAACATGGTCCAGAAGAATTTCAGGAAAACACAGATTGATTTATAGAATTGAAAATGAGAAGGTAGTTGTTCTCATTCTTTCACTTTGGGGACATTACGATGATAAATAA